From a single Rhodopirellula islandica genomic region:
- a CDS encoding sulfatase: MSRFLTFQALATCTFFYAVGWAASAFSQERPEKPNVVLLLADDLGWQDVGCYDIDEPCPYETPNIDRLSQQGVLFRQAYSPAPTCAPSRAAILSGKHPAKTQKTHVVGGAPPSPHTKNSTLISPWYSGRMKLSEVTIAEALQGNGYRTGHAGKWHVAINHFAFPQPEDQGFDFTRSERGVTRSMRPNRLTGFATAADDDPYQLDEDGFPFHQNVTDAMSFMDEAKAEPFFLYHATYLVHAPIHTRSERLLRKYCEKMKVPFPTDPEKWELEGQRNPFYGAMVEMLDHYVGNVLSYLDSTEDPRWPGHKLIENTYVIFTSDNGGMERHPGEVITDNYPLDKGKINAKEGGVRVPLIIRGPGIAAGTESDAMVNGLDFYPTILAWTGTSQPTQQRLDGADLSSLLASDPKDASLIVDRDGSPRDSMFWHFPHSSMQSTLRVSGYKLIRNWSDVLQDGSNPLELYRLYDKRNQRVDIEESNNLAAEMPEKAAAMNEALQRRLDETAASPPFLNPTCSRRLPHQDKVCEVSDHGRDGNIVWVKFRTHGAKVVKANLIYTDNGGERYEEWYRLPAEIAGDRVQVELPGNVTHFVFNLIDENQYLVSFPTMKFGKDSSEPYSKRAIAN, encoded by the coding sequence ATGTCTCGCTTCCTGACATTTCAGGCATTGGCCACGTGCACCTTCTTCTATGCGGTGGGCTGGGCTGCTTCAGCTTTCTCGCAAGAGCGTCCCGAGAAGCCGAACGTTGTGTTGCTGCTGGCCGATGATTTGGGATGGCAGGACGTCGGTTGTTACGACATCGACGAACCGTGTCCCTATGAGACACCCAACATCGATCGGCTGAGTCAGCAGGGCGTCTTGTTCCGACAAGCGTACTCGCCGGCACCGACATGCGCACCCTCGCGAGCGGCCATTTTGTCGGGCAAGCACCCGGCAAAGACACAGAAGACGCACGTCGTCGGAGGTGCCCCCCCGTCGCCGCACACCAAGAACTCGACCCTGATTTCGCCCTGGTACAGCGGTCGAATGAAGCTGAGCGAAGTCACGATCGCCGAAGCGCTGCAAGGAAATGGGTATCGGACGGGACACGCGGGCAAGTGGCATGTCGCGATCAATCACTTCGCATTTCCGCAACCCGAGGATCAAGGGTTCGATTTCACTCGGTCCGAACGTGGGGTGACTCGGTCCATGCGACCAAACCGATTGACTGGATTTGCGACCGCAGCGGACGACGACCCCTATCAATTGGATGAGGACGGATTTCCGTTCCATCAAAATGTGACGGACGCGATGTCGTTCATGGACGAAGCCAAAGCGGAACCGTTCTTTCTGTATCACGCGACGTACTTGGTGCACGCACCGATTCACACACGATCGGAAAGGTTGTTGCGGAAGTATTGCGAGAAGATGAAGGTTCCGTTTCCGACGGATCCAGAGAAATGGGAACTCGAAGGACAACGCAATCCGTTCTACGGCGCGATGGTCGAAATGCTGGACCACTACGTGGGGAATGTGCTGAGTTACCTCGATTCGACCGAAGACCCGCGTTGGCCAGGGCACAAACTGATCGAAAACACGTATGTGATCTTCACCTCGGACAATGGCGGGATGGAGCGGCATCCGGGCGAGGTCATCACTGACAACTACCCGCTGGACAAAGGCAAGATCAACGCCAAGGAAGGCGGCGTCCGTGTGCCGTTGATCATTCGCGGGCCTGGGATCGCAGCGGGAACGGAATCGGATGCGATGGTCAACGGTTTGGATTTCTATCCAACGATCCTGGCGTGGACTGGAACATCCCAACCGACACAACAGCGTCTTGATGGAGCGGACCTGTCGTCGTTGCTTGCTTCTGATCCGAAAGACGCGTCTTTGATCGTGGATCGCGACGGCAGTCCTCGCGATTCAATGTTCTGGCATTTCCCGCACTCGTCGATGCAGTCCACCCTTCGCGTGAGCGGCTACAAGCTGATTCGGAACTGGTCCGATGTGTTGCAGGACGGCAGCAATCCGCTGGAGTTGTATCGTCTCTACGACAAGCGGAACCAACGCGTGGACATAGAGGAGTCCAACAATTTGGCGGCTGAAATGCCGGAGAAAGCAGCGGCCATGAACGAAGCGTTGCAACGGCGTCTGGATGAAACGGCCGCGAGTCCACCATTTCTGAACCCGACTTGCTCGCGCCGCTTACCCCATCAAGACAAAGTCTGTGAGGTGTCGGATCATGGACGGGATGGGAATATCGTGTGGGTGAAGTTTCGAACGCACGGGGCGAAGGTGGTGAAAGCCAATCTGATTTACACGGACAATGGAGGCGAACGATACGAGGAATGGTATCGGTTGCCCGCTGAAATTGCAGGTGATCGTGTGCAGGTTGAGTTGCCCGGAAATGTGACTCACTTCGTTTTCAACCTGATCGACGAGAACCAATATCTGGTCAGTTTCCCGACGATGAAATTTGGAAAGGATTCGTCGGAACCGTATTCGAAACGAGCGATTGCGAATTAG
- a CDS encoding PDZ domain-containing protein, with translation MMQSSRSRISRAALGLSRTFLTLTLLSLGMQSANALDVYVDLQGDDANDGSQSAPVASVERAREIARPSVGKENVTVWIGDGVHHLPQTLMFESGDSGSAEHPVVYRAVNEGQAILSGGSRLELNWQPFRDGIVQANTTPGLVIDQLFVGGQLQRMARYPNYDPSKTTQAYQGRVADAFSKERAARWSDPSGGFIHAMHRARWGGYHYRITGKDSDGNVTFEGGWQNNRPSGMHADQRMVENIFEELDAPGEWYHNAKTNTLYFYPGPAVDLKAAKIEVVRLRHLIEFQGTEQLPVRHITLNGFVFRHSARTFMETKEPMLRSDWTIYRGGAVVLTGTEDVAIANSEFDQVGGNAIFVNHYNRRARISGCHIHDAGASGVCLVGDPDAVRDPLFQYGHKNDLTKVDRTPGPKTNNYPADCVVEDCLIHGIGRVERQPAGVQIEMAQHITVRDCSIYDCARAGINIGDGAWGGHLIEGCDVFDTVQETHDHGSFNSWGRDRYWSSDRGASQKVIDAEPSFPFLDAVETTVIRNSRWRCDHGWDIDLDDGSSNYDITNNLMLAGGLKLREGFRRRAWNNITLNNGLHPHVWYNDSGDEVFGNIFMAAPQGARMPTKTAKGKRVDGNLYFANAPEIKNRYASFGWDVNSIVADPKFIDPAKGDFRVEDDSPALKIGFKNFPMDQFGVQKPSLKKIAKTPVIPALDVKNSLNKPRSDSGRVTRPQSIYWLGAKLDDLKGEEFSAYGVAKEEGGVALSAVAPSSLAAKAGLQEGDVIQGLNGKRVGKGSDLLAEFQGASGSTLRLKVVREQRVIDVVTDSAPSVVLESFESPAAIEQAHQEAPADAKVNANHPVRDAPLPSLTDGKLEEGYGPVFANGVDSGAYRLDLGTVQSVVSIVSWSTDRNGVRGAQKLTLYASDSASDPGWNVEDRSRFTPLVSVDTTSRKHGRFNSVGLRSKDGHTLGRFRWIVWKVQPVTQRGENTAFQELQVQTR, from the coding sequence ATGATGCAATCTTCTCGGTCGCGAATCTCTCGGGCAGCTTTGGGGCTGTCGCGAACGTTTCTCACGTTGACGTTGCTGTCATTGGGAATGCAGTCGGCAAACGCACTCGATGTGTATGTCGACTTGCAAGGTGACGACGCCAACGATGGCTCTCAGTCGGCGCCGGTCGCTTCGGTCGAGCGTGCGCGCGAGATCGCCCGGCCTTCGGTGGGGAAAGAAAACGTGACCGTTTGGATCGGCGATGGTGTGCACCATCTGCCACAAACGTTGATGTTTGAATCGGGCGATTCGGGATCGGCGGAACATCCGGTGGTTTATCGCGCCGTGAACGAAGGTCAGGCAATCTTGAGTGGCGGCTCACGGCTTGAGTTGAACTGGCAACCGTTTCGTGATGGCATTGTGCAAGCCAACACGACACCCGGGCTGGTGATTGACCAACTGTTCGTGGGCGGCCAACTGCAACGCATGGCCCGCTATCCCAACTACGATCCATCCAAGACGACGCAAGCGTATCAAGGCCGCGTTGCGGACGCGTTTTCAAAGGAGCGTGCGGCACGGTGGAGTGACCCAAGTGGTGGTTTCATTCACGCCATGCATCGGGCTCGTTGGGGCGGGTATCACTACCGGATCACTGGCAAAGATTCGGATGGCAACGTGACCTTCGAAGGCGGTTGGCAAAACAACCGGCCATCTGGCATGCACGCGGACCAACGGATGGTTGAGAACATCTTCGAAGAACTGGATGCACCCGGCGAGTGGTACCACAACGCGAAAACGAACACGTTGTATTTTTACCCTGGCCCAGCGGTGGACTTGAAGGCGGCCAAGATTGAAGTCGTTCGGTTGCGACACTTGATCGAGTTCCAAGGCACCGAGCAACTTCCCGTTCGACACATCACGCTGAACGGTTTTGTCTTCCGCCATTCCGCCCGCACGTTCATGGAAACCAAAGAACCGATGCTGCGTTCGGACTGGACGATCTATCGCGGCGGTGCCGTGGTGCTGACCGGAACCGAGGATGTCGCGATTGCCAATTCGGAGTTCGATCAGGTCGGCGGCAACGCGATCTTTGTGAACCACTACAACCGCCGGGCGCGGATCTCCGGTTGTCACATTCACGATGCAGGTGCCAGCGGGGTTTGCTTGGTGGGAGATCCCGACGCGGTGCGAGATCCTTTGTTCCAGTACGGTCACAAAAATGATTTGACGAAGGTGGACCGGACGCCAGGTCCAAAGACCAACAACTACCCGGCGGATTGTGTGGTCGAAGATTGCTTGATTCATGGAATCGGCCGAGTCGAACGGCAGCCCGCTGGCGTGCAGATTGAAATGGCACAGCACATCACCGTCCGTGACTGCTCGATCTACGATTGTGCTCGAGCAGGAATCAACATCGGCGATGGGGCTTGGGGTGGCCACTTGATCGAAGGCTGTGATGTCTTTGACACGGTCCAGGAAACGCATGACCACGGGTCCTTCAACTCCTGGGGACGCGATCGCTACTGGAGCAGTGATCGTGGTGCCAGCCAAAAGGTCATCGACGCCGAACCGAGCTTTCCGTTTCTGGATGCGGTCGAAACCACCGTGATTCGAAACAGTCGCTGGCGATGCGATCATGGCTGGGACATCGACCTGGACGATGGCTCATCGAACTACGACATCACCAACAATTTGATGTTGGCCGGTGGTCTGAAGTTGCGAGAAGGGTTCCGGCGCCGGGCGTGGAACAACATCACGCTCAACAACGGATTGCACCCGCACGTTTGGTACAACGACAGCGGCGACGAAGTCTTCGGCAACATCTTCATGGCGGCACCGCAAGGAGCACGGATGCCAACCAAAACGGCCAAGGGAAAACGAGTCGACGGCAACCTGTACTTTGCCAACGCTCCTGAGATAAAAAATCGCTATGCGAGTTTCGGTTGGGATGTGAATTCGATCGTGGCGGATCCAAAATTCATCGATCCGGCAAAGGGCGATTTTCGCGTCGAGGACGATTCTCCCGCTTTGAAAATTGGGTTCAAGAACTTTCCGATGGACCAGTTTGGTGTGCAGAAGCCTTCGCTGAAAAAGATCGCGAAGACGCCTGTGATTCCGGCATTGGACGTCAAAAACTCGCTCAACAAACCTCGTTCGGACAGCGGGCGTGTGACGCGCCCACAATCGATCTACTGGCTGGGGGCGAAGCTGGATGACTTGAAGGGGGAAGAGTTCTCGGCGTACGGCGTTGCCAAAGAAGAGGGCGGCGTTGCGTTGTCGGCGGTTGCTCCCTCAAGCTTGGCGGCGAAGGCCGGTTTGCAAGAGGGGGACGTGATCCAAGGACTCAATGGCAAACGAGTTGGCAAGGGCTCGGATTTGTTGGCGGAATTTCAAGGTGCGAGCGGTTCGACCTTGCGACTGAAGGTCGTCCGCGAACAGCGAGTGATCGACGTGGTGACCGATTCGGCTCCCTCTGTCGTTCTTGAAAGCTTTGAATCACCTGCCGCAATCGAACAAGCCCACCAGGAGGCGCCCGCGGATGCGAAGGTGAATGCCAATCATCCTGTTCGTGACGCACCGCTTCCGTCGCTCACGGATGGCAAATTGGAAGAAGGCTATGGCCCGGTGTTTGCAAACGGAGTCGACTCCGGTGCGTATCGATTGGATCTGGGAACCGTTCAAAGTGTGGTGTCGATTGTGAGTTGGTCCACGGATCGAAACGGTGTCAGGGGAGCACAGAAACTCACTTTGTATGCGAGCGATTCGGCATCGGATCCCGGATGGAACGTTGAGGATCGGTCCCGATTCACCCCGCTCGTGTCGGTCGACACAACGAGCCGGAAACACGGCAGGTTCAACTCGGTTGGGTTGCGATCCAAGGACGGTCACACGCTCGGCCGCTTTCGCTGGATCGTTTGGAAGGTCCAACCCGTCACCCAACGAGGTGAAAATACCGCCTTCCAAGAATTGCAGGTTCAAACGCGGTGA
- a CDS encoding right-handed parallel beta-helix repeat-containing protein, whose amino-acid sequence MAASRWLVLFAAFWVCGHVVAEEQGLAEAVASSAKAQASEQSPVVLGHGVGNFRVGKLLLQDNFENLDDWVVQIEDREGFPEASVRANDETLDCLVPGRGCTVWYKHKLSTRIAITYDVVCPTHEPAIPGVEPRDLNQFWMATDPDDPDQGLFDPARYSGKFTDYDKMHGYYASSGGRKNTTTRMRRYPRTRNGDAVSHVALNDQDHHPGYLIQPNRKMTVQLVAYDDVVQYILDGKLVYQFRQGDLVEFEDHDEDGGSVSRSSAFESDRFPTYREGFFGFRMVGTHHVYSGFQVHELLPVGSKSEEAAGSTVRVNSIDELRRVAKGDDQQIVVAPGEYWITDRRGLEFSGSNNTVEWTGVKLIVPMDVVSGRNLFRLTGNGITLRGGTIEDTYPDGSTEVTDYGSYNHGRKFGGMNEMVISGDNNRVIGMKMTIRGSYPYGYGNMFGIGRAAVLRLKKHCGIQITGDNTVVDGCQIKMEAFGHAIFVQGGNRTTVRNTIVEGTVRPSNECYTELHRRDLAKRFDYQLQWPEEVRGLPIPRDHMLNCMEDGIRAYKGAGEMIVDNCVVKKARGGIKLYMAKKATVTNCQVLDCVIQGYSLPSRGVIENCSGNAAYGPLLYIHSDSHSGQQIDLEVLPAPHSLGDHPLAAIKGRRHTIRLWQKAAKAETPRPIIVGYALRFDFLSVDFPEVPEGHETHFEKHAPETYRAADITLTNETENPVVLAKLSSDNHITSLGPVTDLGSDNEVKSIQRTANHSKETR is encoded by the coding sequence ATGGCTGCATCGCGTTGGTTGGTCCTCTTTGCCGCCTTTTGGGTTTGTGGCCACGTCGTCGCTGAAGAGCAAGGTTTGGCAGAGGCGGTTGCTTCATCGGCGAAGGCTCAGGCGAGCGAGCAGTCGCCGGTTGTGCTTGGCCATGGTGTAGGGAACTTTCGCGTCGGAAAGTTGTTGCTGCAGGACAACTTTGAGAACCTCGATGACTGGGTCGTCCAGATCGAAGATCGCGAAGGGTTTCCCGAGGCATCCGTTCGGGCGAACGATGAGACGTTGGATTGTTTGGTTCCGGGGCGAGGCTGCACGGTCTGGTACAAGCACAAATTGTCGACCCGAATCGCGATCACTTACGACGTGGTTTGCCCCACCCATGAGCCCGCAATTCCTGGCGTGGAACCGCGAGATTTGAATCAGTTTTGGATGGCGACGGATCCGGACGATCCCGACCAGGGATTGTTCGATCCCGCCCGTTACTCAGGCAAGTTCACCGACTACGACAAGATGCATGGCTACTATGCCAGCAGCGGAGGCCGCAAAAACACGACGACTCGGATGCGGCGTTACCCGCGAACGCGGAACGGTGATGCCGTTTCTCATGTCGCACTGAATGACCAAGACCATCACCCTGGTTATCTGATTCAGCCCAACCGCAAGATGACCGTTCAATTGGTCGCCTATGACGATGTGGTTCAATACATTTTGGATGGAAAGCTGGTCTATCAATTCCGCCAAGGCGACTTGGTCGAGTTCGAAGACCACGATGAGGATGGGGGAAGTGTCTCGCGGAGCTCAGCTTTTGAATCCGATCGTTTTCCAACTTATCGAGAAGGATTCTTTGGGTTCCGGATGGTCGGAACGCACCATGTTTACTCGGGTTTTCAAGTCCACGAGTTGTTGCCCGTTGGGTCGAAGAGCGAGGAAGCTGCCGGCTCCACCGTTCGTGTGAACTCAATCGACGAACTCCGACGAGTCGCGAAAGGGGATGATCAGCAAATCGTGGTGGCTCCTGGGGAGTACTGGATCACCGACCGTCGCGGATTGGAATTTTCAGGTTCCAACAACACGGTCGAATGGACGGGCGTCAAATTGATTGTCCCCATGGATGTGGTTTCGGGGCGAAACCTGTTTCGACTGACCGGGAATGGAATCACGTTGCGTGGCGGAACCATTGAGGACACGTATCCCGACGGTTCGACGGAGGTCACGGACTATGGAAGCTACAACCACGGTCGCAAGTTTGGCGGGATGAATGAAATGGTGATCTCTGGTGACAACAACCGGGTGATCGGGATGAAGATGACCATTCGTGGTTCCTACCCGTATGGGTATGGCAACATGTTCGGCATCGGTAGAGCAGCCGTCCTGCGATTGAAGAAGCATTGCGGTATTCAAATCACCGGTGACAACACCGTGGTCGACGGATGTCAAATCAAGATGGAGGCGTTCGGGCACGCGATCTTTGTTCAAGGTGGCAATCGAACAACGGTCCGGAACACAATCGTCGAAGGCACGGTGCGTCCCAGCAACGAATGCTACACGGAACTTCATCGACGCGACTTGGCGAAGCGATTTGACTATCAGTTGCAGTGGCCGGAAGAAGTCCGTGGACTGCCGATTCCGAGAGACCACATGCTCAACTGCATGGAAGATGGCATCCGTGCGTACAAGGGTGCCGGCGAGATGATTGTTGACAACTGCGTGGTCAAGAAAGCTCGTGGCGGGATCAAACTCTACATGGCCAAGAAAGCGACCGTGACCAATTGCCAAGTGCTGGATTGTGTCATTCAGGGGTATTCATTGCCCAGTCGCGGGGTGATTGAGAATTGCAGCGGGAATGCGGCCTATGGGCCTCTGCTGTACATCCATTCTGATTCGCATTCCGGGCAGCAGATCGACTTGGAAGTCCTTCCAGCACCCCATTCGCTTGGCGACCATCCATTGGCCGCCATCAAAGGCCGGCGTCACACGATTCGTCTCTGGCAGAAGGCAGCGAAGGCTGAAACGCCACGTCCGATCATCGTTGGCTACGCGTTGCGGTTTGACTTTTTGAGCGTCGACTTTCCGGAGGTCCCGGAAGGTCACGAGACTCATTTTGAAAAACACGCACCTGAAACCTATCGCGCCGCCGACATCACACTCACCAACGAGACAGAGAACCCAGTCGTGTTGGCAAAGCTGTCCAGCGACAACCACATCACCAGTCTCGGTCCGGTGACGGATCTCGGCAGTGACAACGAAGTGAAATCAATCCAACGCACTGCCAATCACTCGAAGGAAACCCGATGA
- a CDS encoding autotransporter outer membrane beta-barrel domain-containing protein, with translation MPKFSSRLSRRPQLDSPGLAPRRARLRRMLGETWQGSCRGLAAMLMAGVAMVGPSWAGTIDVADEAEFNTAITNSVAGDTIRLTAGITLTGNLNNLDKNLTIDGNGQTLSGASQYRPFFVESGTVVIENLTVENGKGQGGNGGDGYYGGGGGLGAGGAVFVDENANVTLRDVSFQGNNATGGNGAALISHDGGGGGGGYIGNGSAATGLTGALGGNGGGGNGGDQGSNGSAGSFGGGGGGIGATSGGVGGDGGFGGGGGGGYTVNGGGGFGGGDGYYGGGGGAGLGGAVFVREGGTLQIEKTSGTGNAGFSGGSALGGGAGPYSAQAGQGIGTGMFLNDVQATINVANGQAMTIADTIGGNAGGGIVKSGAGTLTLSGANSYTGGTTVSAGELIGNTTSLQGNIDNDAAVQFNQAADGTYSGVVSGTGSLTKSGSEALTLSGVNTYLGTTTVSAGRLAINGSTTSATTVAAGAELGGSGTITGDVINNGRLAAGNSIGTLNVTGNYTAADNSTMVVEIQPSAAPVAGTDNDLVAVTGAATISNVGTTVQVDGTAGTYTHNTQYTFLTTTGGLTGTFGSITDNLAFFDAALGYTANNAFFMLTENSSDYASVAGTGNQRSVAAAIDRNSAGATGDFRDLLDEFRPMTNAQVQNGLSQLGASVNGSSQQVGIQGTSQLMGVLSRQLRGSMSPGFGASSFSGGSGGFASAQRTGISGPSSSPVADSAIALVSYQESGGGLAGPSYDGACDSLGCGRRSPSWLGWTTGYGLGGSAQGDGNADGIQYGLGGVTFGIEKFVDDCTRIGFFGGYVGSQVTTDNTNQSRTSNGGNFGTLLTHASGNHYGIAIGGFQFDGITSERNMQIGALSATADGETEGWQTFAYGERGLNLQLSDAVLLRPFAGLQYVYARQNGFTETGAGVMNLTVDGNDTHSLRSLLGGELEFAAWASRGLRITPQLRAIYMHEFLDSSTLVNSQFAGVGGSGFSSEGLDLGRDWGIAGGGLSSQLTDRWSLRADYNLQFNEHQVHHVGSGTLSYVW, from the coding sequence ATGCCGAAGTTCTCGTCACGTTTGTCTCGTCGTCCGCAACTCGATAGCCCAGGTCTCGCGCCACGGCGTGCTCGGCTGCGTCGTATGCTGGGTGAGACGTGGCAAGGTTCGTGCCGTGGTCTCGCTGCGATGCTAATGGCCGGTGTTGCCATGGTCGGGCCATCGTGGGCTGGGACGATCGATGTGGCGGACGAAGCTGAGTTCAACACCGCGATCACCAACTCAGTCGCGGGTGACACGATCCGTCTGACTGCAGGCATCACGCTGACCGGCAACCTTAACAACCTAGACAAGAACCTGACCATCGACGGCAATGGTCAGACGCTCAGCGGGGCCAGTCAGTACCGTCCGTTCTTTGTCGAAAGTGGCACCGTCGTCATCGAAAACCTGACCGTCGAAAATGGCAAAGGCCAAGGCGGGAATGGCGGCGATGGATACTACGGTGGTGGTGGCGGGCTGGGAGCGGGTGGAGCCGTGTTTGTTGATGAAAATGCAAACGTTACTTTGCGAGACGTGAGCTTCCAGGGTAACAACGCGACCGGTGGAAATGGTGCCGCGTTGATTAGTCATGATGGCGGTGGTGGAGGTGGCGGATATATTGGGAATGGTTCAGCTGCTACGGGCCTCACAGGTGCCCTAGGTGGCAATGGGGGTGGCGGTAATGGGGGTGACCAAGGAAGCAATGGTTCAGCCGGCAGCTTCGGTGGCGGTGGCGGTGGCATTGGCGCAACTAGCGGCGGTGTTGGTGGCGACGGCGGCTTCGGCGGAGGTGGCGGAGGCGGCTACACCGTCAACGGCGGCGGTGGCTTTGGCGGCGGCGATGGATACTACGGTGGTGGTGGAGGAGCGGGCCTTGGCGGTGCCGTGTTCGTTCGCGAGGGTGGAACACTTCAAATTGAGAAGACCAGTGGGACAGGAAACGCCGGATTCTCAGGTGGTAGCGCTCTTGGCGGCGGGGCGGGGCCGTATTCTGCGCAAGCCGGTCAGGGAATCGGTACGGGAATGTTTCTCAACGATGTCCAAGCCACCATCAATGTGGCCAATGGGCAGGCCATGACCATCGCCGACACGATCGGCGGAAATGCCGGCGGAGGCATCGTCAAAAGTGGTGCCGGAACGTTGACCCTCAGTGGTGCGAACTCCTACACAGGCGGGACGACTGTTTCGGCAGGCGAGTTGATCGGCAATACAACTTCACTCCAAGGCAACATCGACAACGACGCGGCAGTGCAGTTCAATCAAGCGGCCGACGGCACTTATTCCGGAGTGGTCTCAGGAACCGGCTCACTGACAAAAAGTGGCAGCGAGGCGTTGACGCTCAGCGGAGTCAACACGTACTTGGGAACGACCACGGTTTCCGCCGGACGACTTGCCATCAATGGCTCGACCACCAGCGCGACCACCGTGGCTGCGGGTGCGGAACTGGGCGGTAGCGGAACGATCACCGGAGACGTGATCAACAACGGACGATTGGCAGCCGGCAATTCCATCGGCACACTCAATGTCACGGGGAACTACACGGCCGCAGACAACTCGACGATGGTGGTCGAGATCCAACCGTCGGCGGCTCCCGTCGCGGGCACTGACAACGATTTGGTTGCCGTGACGGGAGCAGCCACCATCAGCAATGTCGGCACCACGGTGCAAGTCGATGGGACGGCGGGCACCTACACCCACAACACCCAGTACACGTTCTTGACCACGACCGGTGGGTTAACAGGAACCTTTGGATCGATCACCGACAATCTGGCGTTCTTTGATGCGGCGCTGGGATACACGGCTAACAATGCTTTTTTCATGCTGACTGAAAACAGCAGCGACTACGCCAGTGTCGCCGGCACCGGCAATCAACGATCCGTCGCTGCGGCGATCGACCGCAACAGTGCGGGCGCCACCGGCGACTTCCGTGACTTGCTGGATGAATTTCGTCCGATGACGAACGCGCAAGTGCAAAACGGTTTGTCGCAGTTGGGCGCCTCGGTCAATGGCAGCAGCCAACAGGTCGGTATCCAAGGCACCAGCCAATTGATGGGCGTGCTGAGCAGGCAACTGCGAGGCAGCATGAGCCCAGGGTTCGGAGCGTCCAGTTTCAGTGGCGGCTCCGGCGGATTTGCATCGGCGCAGCGTACTGGCATCTCGGGGCCAAGCAGCAGCCCGGTGGCGGACTCGGCGATCGCATTGGTGAGCTATCAAGAAAGCGGCGGCGGATTGGCGGGCCCGTCCTATGATGGCGCATGTGACAGTCTCGGATGTGGACGTCGCAGCCCGTCTTGGTTGGGATGGACGACGGGTTATGGTCTGGGCGGATCGGCACAAGGCGACGGCAACGCGGACGGGATTCAGTATGGACTGGGCGGGGTCACGTTCGGGATCGAAAAGTTTGTCGATGATTGCACACGAATCGGTTTCTTTGGCGGTTACGTTGGGTCGCAAGTCACGACCGACAACACCAACCAAAGTCGGACGAGCAACGGCGGCAACTTTGGCACGTTGTTGACCCACGCCAGTGGCAACCACTACGGAATCGCAATCGGTGGGTTCCAGTTCGACGGGATCACCAGCGAGCGGAACATGCAAATCGGTGCCCTATCCGCAACCGCTGACGGCGAGACCGAAGGCTGGCAAACGTTCGCGTATGGTGAACGGGGCCTGAACTTGCAGTTGTCCGATGCGGTGTTGCTGCGTCCGTTTGCGGGCCTGCAATACGTCTACGCTCGTCAGAACGGGTTCACCGAAACGGGTGCCGGAGTGATGAACTTGACCGTCGACGGCAACGACACGCATTCACTGCGAAGTCTGTTGGGCGGCGAGTTGGAATTCGCCGCCTGGGCGTCTCGCGGTCTGCGGATCACCCCGCAATTGCGAGCGATTTACATGCACGAGTTTCTGGACAGCAGTACGTTGGTCAATTCGCAATTTGCCGGTGTCGGTGGCAGCGGCTTTTCATCGGAAGGTTTGGATCTCGGACGTGATTGGGGCATCGCCGGTGGCGGGTTGAGCAGCCAACTGACGGACCGCTGGTCCCTCCGTGCCGACTACAACCTCCAGTTCAACGAGCACCAAGTCCACCACGTCGGCTCGGGCACGCTGAGTTACGTTTGGTAG
- a CDS encoding RDD family protein, translating into MRRLFAMMVDGAILTLVGIANWILLALLFYVLETNRSPETLHLAIWVTIIWIYMTVIKRSWLRTIGYRLAGLRIVDTRGSRPSLTRMTLRMLMWIFGPFNFILDLIWLGADSEQQSLRDCYCSTYVVLATAQPEGTAPVHLTRYFAAGMAPSYPRVVRPRKVS; encoded by the coding sequence ATCCGTCGCTTGTTCGCGATGATGGTTGACGGAGCGATTTTGACGCTTGTCGGGATCGCGAATTGGATCCTGCTGGCGCTGCTGTTCTACGTCCTGGAAACCAACCGAAGTCCAGAGACGCTCCACTTGGCAATTTGGGTCACAATCATCTGGATCTACATGACGGTGATCAAACGTTCCTGGCTTCGCACGATCGGGTACCGATTGGCAGGTCTCCGAATCGTTGACACGCGCGGATCGCGACCGTCGCTGACCAGGATGACGCTTCGAATGCTGATGTGGATCTTTGGCCCCTTCAATTTCATCCTTGATCTGATTTGGTTGGGAGCCGACTCCGAACAACAATCGTTGCGTGACTGCTACTGCAGCACTTATGTCGTGCTTGCCACAGCACAACCGGAAGGCACCGCGCCCGTCCACCTGACCCGCTACTTCGCCGCTGGAATGGCTCCGTCTTACCCCCGCGTTGTGCGCCCCCGGAAAGTTTCATGA